The sequence CAAGAACATCTCAAGGAAACCAAGGAGCTGGTACCTACCTTCATTTCTTGAGAAGTTTTCTCCAGCTTGTGGCTCAAACAGGTAGCAGGAAGTAGTCATTTCAAATGCCTAGAGAAATATGTTATACTCTTAAATACCCAAATATGTAATAGATCCATAGTAATCCATGACATCCTCTGCTAAAATTCAGAAATACACATAATTatttgtacataaaaaaaaacatcagaaatcCCTAATGTAAGGGGCTGCAACACCATTTTCCATCAAGCACTGGAGTACAACAGGCAGCATTTTAACCCTTGCATACATATGGGTAAATTGAATGTACAAACTGTATGCAATAAGCTcccaagctccctctagtggtggctacagGAATCCATAGTTTTATTACATCGCTATTACTATGAGGAAAATCAGTGTTCAGTTGTTCAGTTGACATTCACTTTCAGGACTGAGCTGGTAAATCACATATGTGATGGTGCTAGACCAATGTCTAATCAAAAAATCAAAATTACTCAATTACATTAAACATACTTTAATTCAAAAACAGAATGGTGAAGTGTTAATACCATACACGCTGTACTCCATATATCGGCGGGGGTACTGTATCCAGAGCCCAGCAGGACTTCCAGTGCTCTGTATTGCTGTGTTTGGATCTCTTCAGAGAATGGTTTGTACTGGAAAATAGAAGCACACAGTTAAACTCTGCATTATGCATGAAAtggggttttccaggaattttTCTTAGGATAATAGGGGTCTGGCTACTGTCACCCCTATTGATCATCTAATTGTCCTTGAAGAACTGTTTAATAAATAAACCCACCCCTGTAGATCGTGCCCCAATATAGTTTTATAACCTTGTACAAAGTCCTATCTTTTCCTTAACCCAAAATTACAGAGCAGCTCATTTGCATTCAGAGATGTCCTTCCCTGGAAATCTCGGACACAACATTCTAAGCAAGTGGCTATTGTCCCTAACATTTTGCCTAAAGGGGATTATATACGGTATAGAAAACAATCAAACCTGCAAAATGGAAATCTATGGTTAACGTATAGAGTCCATTTATTTTCATGGCCACAAGCTTCCCTTTGAAGACCATCTCCACCCATTATGAATCTCCACCCATCATAACATTGGATGACTTACTGTCCAACATGCACTGCCCAAATCTGCAATTTTCACCCCAAGCATGTCGGCATTTCCAGTTTCAAATAGATGAGTTAAGAAGTTGGCATCAACCCCTAGAACGATACATTGATACAGTGTTGTTAACCTGACCAGGCCTTGTGAAAGATCTTCCCATAAAGATATTAGCAGCAGTCATGGTCATACCATTTTCAGCACCTCCATGGGCTCTGTTGCGGTTCCAGATTTCTGCCTGTGCCATATACCGCTGAAAGTTGTCCGCCTTTACACACACAAGTATGTTTTCTGGCTTAACATCAGTATGGATGATGCGGCAATTCTTGTGAAGAAAGTCCAGACCTTGAAGTACCTTAGAGACACCAGAGATTTCATATTTAGAACAtgggatcagccaatcagctggttGGGTTTTAAAAGCTTTCATTGAAGTCATTTGCCCCAGTGATGACATCATTTGGGGTTCACTGCCTGTTTACAAGATGAAAGAGGGACCCCTAAACCATTGAGGAACCATTGGGATCTACTTGGTTTCCCCAGAAAATACAGCAATGTCAGTAACTACAGAACCAGTTTCATGGATTTTAGGAGAAACTACAAGgccataatattatattttacaaGCTTAAATTCCCCAAGAGCTAGAAATCCATTCTGTATGCTTATttctcctctgtaatatattatacatGATAACGTAACATCCGTTATATCATGATGAATCCTTTACCGCTGAAAAACTTCCTTTTACGCTATTATGTATAATACAAGCAAATAAAGCTGAGAACATTAGAACTTTGCTTTTAAATGGAGTTTGTCAGCAATGTTGAGCCAtcagaggtcaggagaggagtatTTAATGTCCTGGCTGTCACCATGGCAAGTGCCAAGGAGGCGGGCCCTTCTCTTTAGGTGTCCAGAGCTCCCTGTGTTGTGCTTCACCAGCCACTTCTCTCAGCTATGTTTGACAATAGTCTTCTGACTGGACATTAGAGCCGTCAATCATGGCTGAGGACAGGGAAAGTCAATACTGGGAGCTCTGTGCACCTAACAAGAAGAAGCCTGCCTCCTGGACACTAACCATGACAGTGCTGGGACATTAAATGAAACCTGTCTGCTAGTTTTGGGGTACTAAACAACCAGCATGTGTTCATTtgtgccaaggactgtaatgaagCCAATAAGTTGTATTTGACTGACAGCCGATGAGGGACACCTGTAGCCTCACCATCTCCCTGTGGGATCTATGTGATCAGTAAGTTTTTGAGAGTACGCCCTGCTTCATTACATGTACAGTGAGAGGTGAGGAGCTCCCAAAGCCAGGTGGGGAAATCTGGGACTCCTTTCCAGGTAGACAAAAAAGTGAATTTAGAGGGACTCTGTAATAGCTGCTGGCAGTGTGATGTAGTGCTGGAACATGCTGAGGTCGGCATCCAGCCCATGTTGTGTAGATGAATGATGGTTAAATAACACTAATGGAGTATTAATAATTGAACACGTTTGTTATTCACAGTCTGAGAAAGATGGGAGCACTTGAAGTTCTATCAGTTGTGACTGTAGGCTAAGCACAGtaaataaatgtgtgtattaCAATCAGACCCATATCACATGCATGTAAAGAATAGGCATACTGTGGAGTATAGCAGTAGATAGGGTCAGTGCTACCTCCCATATGGTTCTATATACTGTTGTTATTTTATATACAAGACAGAAAGGCATTTAAAAGTCACAAAGGCCTTACCAGTCACTGTAGCCATTATACACATGTGCCCACACAACCCTAGCAGATCCAACAACTGCTATCATGGGGACTGCAGTGGTCAGAAACCACCAATTTGGCATTGGTGGAAcataatagtgatatatgctaCCAATGTCTCAGGTGAGTCAATTTCTAGGGCTTATGAATTTGTGTGGCCTTCGGCAGTGTTCAAAAGTGGCGAGTTTGCCCCTGCAAGACCGTCTTATGCAGTTGTACATACCTGCTGCAGTATCCTCTTCACACACGTCAATGGGAGACCCTTTGGCCCATAGTTTTTCATCAGATGTAGGAGAGAAGGTCCCAGCAGCTCAAACACCAGACAGACATGTAGATATGAGTTATGGATTCATTTACTTTAACAGTGTCACACAGGCAACTAGAGATTCCTAATACCACCACTGTTCCTGAAGTAACCCCTATATCTACACTATTTGCATTTACTTTTTGGCTGATGCATAACACAAATTACTTCAATTATTTAATTGTGACAATGAAGGAAGTGGTAAACTACGGGGGCAGGAGCACCAATGCTGGAAAGTAAACTTTCTTTAGTGTTGGCTTCAATAACCCAGTCATTTTAGAGTTTCCGTATGAACGGTTTGTTGGCCTGATGAGTAGATATGAGAAAGAATGTCCATTGACTGAACAGACCACTGTAGTCTGGAATGGCTTACATTACGTGGGGACCCTCAATCTACCTCTGAAACCTGGACCCCTTCTGACCAATAGCCACCACATGGAAGACAGTCTAAAGGAATTGTCAAGACAGCAAATTCAATTAGCCTTTAAAAGAAAGAGCCACACATATGCTTCTCCAATTCTGGTCTGCCCAGGATTGAGAAACAACCATCAGAAGATCCCTGTTTTCTTAAGAGTTGGGAATCCCACAGGTCTATTTATAAGGTCATtgaatagatatatatagataaattGAACCAGACCTGGTGGATGCTCTGTAGTTGCCCAGGCTGGCTCTGACTGTGGCCATTATGGTATGCTGTTATTAATGTTAGTTCATCAAATATCATTTATATGCTACACATTATGCTGTCAGAGCTGGACTCTGTTACTGTGTTTGCTGTAATGAGAAGGATATGAAGACCATTTTCTCCAATGAGTTTAAAGTCATGTAGAAAGTGTATGATGTTCTCTCCTTGAGATTCTTTCTTCCGTGCTCCGTTTACCTAAGTGCATAAAAAATAGAAGATTACCAGTAATGGATATTTATATGTGTCATTTTTCTGGGTTCTCGTATGTCAGATTGATCAATCTGCTTGGTAGGATATGTCTATCAGCTCAGAGCTGAGAGATCCCAAGTGATAATTATCTGGCAAATAAATGTTCCTAGGAATTATTATTGCTCCCAGTTAtgagcctgtgtaaaagggccagtgatctACCGAGGAATGAGCAAACACTTATTCATTGGCTCATTGGATTTTTGGTGCGGCCATTCAAACTATTGCTGTCAGCCACACGTTACCTATAGCTGATGTGAAGCTGAACAAATGAACTAGCAACCATTAGTGTATGTTTACGCTGAGGAAAACAGGCGGAACCCCTGCCACGGACTCCACTCAGAATCCCGCctacctcagtgtctcaatgtaatctGTTGCGTGCTTccactctccgcttaaagaattgacatttcaattctttgagcggagagcggcagagagcagaggcaTGCAACagattacattgagacactgaggcaggcagggttCTGAGCAGAGTCCGCGGCAGGGGTTCCACTTGAAATTTGTACTggttttctcagtgtgaacatacccttagtagggctgggcgattaatcgaattaattcgattaatcgtccagaacgttgaaatcgatttgattttttgtgaaaatcgtaaattcgattttcacaaaaaatcatttcgggctgcggtgccggggaggagctgagagaaggggggttgcggtgcaggccggcgggagagccgtagaggggcggtgtgggtgagcggggagaagatgctgggtggccaggctggagaggggcggtgcagtgccggcggcctccagccactgacagcgccgccgctgatctgcccccgccccttccactgagcgtcccactcccctcccggccagatatggaggtcccgggtctgtggaggaggaggccgcagggactacagtaggtggtgatcgcggcgctgcgggtcacggagctatacagcgggaacggggggctcggtgcagacccccgttcccgctgtatagctccgtgacccgcagctatgcgatcaccacctactgtagtccctgcggcctcctcctccacagacccgggacctccacgtctggccgggaggggagcgtgtgtgtggaggtgagaggaggaggagatttatgtgccctcctgctccaatcacctccagctgcaccagtcaccccccagtcccctcagtgtccccccactcccctcattgttccctcagtgtccccccccagtccccttcagtgtccccccccagtccccttcagtgtcccccccagtcccctcagtgtccccccaatcctctcattgttccctcagtgtccccccccagtccccttcagtgtccccccccagtccccttcagtgtcccccccgtccccttattgttccctcagtgtcccccccgtccccttcagtgtgtccccccccagtccccttcagtgtccccccccccagtccccttcagtgtgtcccccccagtcccctcattgttccctcagtgtccccccccaatcccctcagtgttccctcagtgtccttcccagtcccctcagtgtccccccagtcccctcagtgtcccctcagtgtccccccagtccccttcagtgtccccccccagtccccttcagtgtcccccccagtccccttcagtgtccccccccagtccccttcagtgtcccccccgtcccctcattgttccctcagtgtcccccccgtccccttcagtgtgtccccccccagtccccttcagtgtccccccccagtccccttcagtgtcccccccagtccccttcagtgtgtcccccccagtcccctcattgttccctcagtgtcccccccaatcccctcagtgttccctcagtgtccccccagtcccctcagtgtccccccagtcccctcagtgtccccccagtcccctttagtgtcccccattgtccctccagtcccccagtgtcaccccagtcccctttagtgtcaccccagtcccctttagtgtcccccagtgtcaccccagtcccctttagtgtcaccccagtcccctttagtgtcccccagtgtcaccccagtcccctttagtgtcccccattgtccctccagtcccccagggtcaccccagtcccctttagtgtcccccagtcccctttagtgtcccccagtgtcaccccagtcccctttagtgtcaccccagtccccttcagttttaccccagtcacccctcatctatacctgtactactacaccccttatccactatacctccactcctacacccaacgtagatggaggcacaaacatgatttcctatactatatggggcctctgttacactggaaatcaatacagttgttgtctaaaatattaaaatagtatctgatgctgcagggagaaaatgttctgtttatttagcaaaaaaggaaaaaaaatcgagatttaaatcgagaatcgtcaaaaaattttaaaaaaatcgagattttattttttgcccatatcgcccagccctaaccctTAGTGTGGCCTGGCCCCTTGGTTACATAACTCTTGTTAAGGTtaagtaaatgagcaccgattaTGAAGATCAGTGGTCATTATTTGCAGCCCAttggtccatgtaaaaggactTATAGTCAACAGAATTCTGAATGCAGCACTGGGTGTGACTGATGGAGCAGACATAGGCAAGTTCTTACACAGTTCAGCAGTGCAATTTCATCCAGTGCAGACTCATTAAACTTTTTCCCACTCTTTGATATTTTGACTGCAACATATTTCTTCTTCCTGAAATTACAAAATCATCAAATAACTTGCTAGCATGCATCCCAGATCACATCTTTGAATCAAACCCGAGACCAAACCCatatatttaaagagactctgtcagtaggtttgtgcTGTCAGGGTAGCATAAtcctgacagagaagctgaacagaatgaagtGTCACTcacattattctgtgcagctgatccaaaaatatcctccttaataacatggacaataagtagtcctctccattatgtgcacaagcccagtagtcctgaatattcatggGAAGCAGAAAActtcacccaccagctgctgatcggcagttatctatccatgctgtgtatagtcagtcagCTGTCAATGAGCAGCTGATAAGAGAAAcagggagaccagacaaacgataacactgccagctgctagtgaaagcactcaatgcagtgaaatcctaggtgcattgccccctgggtaacatgaatatgcaaaagaagagcccatcgagcctcatcgaagagtctcgaaacacaggactagccagatatccctccgggaaggacccagccaaggggtggctcctgtaaggaaaccaccaaaaccaccatattaagtggccctataagtcaatgtaatgacaagggataaaccaaggccaggtatccatccacagacagctgttttggggtgttcccCATCATAAGTGTGGAGcaggctaggtgggagcaatgcctagtagagcttaaaggcgggggaggggtgcagcaataatcccattctcctgcatattaggagaacggatggacagaatgatgtaagtaatacaccgatctgttcagcatttatatcactagtttatgctgccctcatttaaagcgacataaacctagtgacagattccctttaactaggtAAATGCGACAGCAGAGCTAGTTGCAAATAGAGGTGTGAACAGGGAACATTGGCCATTTTGGTCACTCTCTGGAGCATTTGAAGCTGCCCTTGTAAATCTCCCATCTCATACTCCCTCCAAGTACATGATATCCTCTCTATTTTTGTGCACTGAACTTGacgcactgcaataccaggtcaatgcctggaaagCATTTAATATATAGTACCCAGATAGGGGATgcatcagatattaaactgataaggaCGAGAAGCGATGATACCCTCTATCTAACTCCCTACCAGTACATGACATGGCAAAGTATATGGCTGAGCAACAAACAGACAACCCTTAGGGCATGCTTACACTACGGATCAGCGCGAAATTCCACTCGGAACTTCTGTCCGCAGACTTCTGTCCGCAGAGTCCTGTCTGCTATCTCTTTTAATGGGAGgccttgtgcgcctctgctctctgtgcctctcctctcaaagaattgacatgtcaattctttgagcggggggggggcggggagagcggaggcgtgcaaggaCTCCCATTGGCAGAGATAGCAGGCAGGAGTCTGCGCGGGGTCTGTGGGCAGGGGTTTAGAGCGCAATTTTggcgccgattctgtagtgtgagcaTGCCCTTATGTATGATGGAGCTTGCTGAGTGCTGCAGAAGAGTGCTAGTTGCAAATGGCAAATAACTGTAAATTTATTTTGCCATTTGTAAATTTTAGAGTGCATTGTCTTCCATCTGGAGCAAGGGTAGTTTCTCCTACCATCCCCTCTCCTGGTCAAATTTTTCATTAActtggaagacccctttaataaacactgTACTGAATCAAAAAAATCAGGGAGTCTGCGTAGGTGCAGAATAGAGGAAACAATAGTCAGAAGACACATCTAGCAATAGGAAAAGCCACTTactgtaaatcatggcagagccATACAGTGGAGAAATAGCCCCAGCCAACCTTGTGAATGACTTGGTATCTTCtgttcagtgtctccccagtttGCACTGGATGGTATCCTCCTAGGAGGAGCAAAAAACAGGTCTTAGCCCTGGACatactgtcagggctgcggcggggtcccgcgctccggaccgccgccgcacctcctcaccctgtcctgcagccgctggtgtccacatgcaggcacctggcgctgctgccacttcagcccctgggggcacctcacctcgccccgctcctgttcgTCGCTGTGGCGGCCGGTgcgcgcgtccctgcctcctagggcgcgcgcgccggctgtctcagagttaaaggggcagtccgcccctaattggttctcgcacatcacactctcctataagttccagccctgccccactacatgcttcccatagcgtttgaccCAGCTCcctgttcctgacctcagtccttgttcctagttcctgtccgctgtccgggtccctagcccctgtccgctgcttaaccattgttcctgagtacttcctgccacctgcggttccgcctacagacctctgcccgcactatcttctgcctactgctcctgcaacgccttgcctgctgtcactagcaaccaagccaggggtagcaacctgggggtcgcctgcaagtccatcccgcctttcccattagactccgctccctggtgcggttactgccATCGCTAGTTACGGTTcggtggatccacgactccaggcgttacacatacGAATACTGCTAGATCTCTCCCTATAGCAAAGCAAAGAGAGATCTATCAACCATGGCTTTCGTGTACCACCGAAATGGATCAcgtttcaggcagcatgaaagtgatgacaggttactTCAAAGGCTTCTTAGTCTGTTTCTTTGTATGACATTGTTCCATTTAGGGACTCAGATATTTAGGGCTAAGTTAAACAATCTACAGCTATAAGGTTCTTTCTTCCATATTATTAATAAGCTAATATTACACTCACCTGGGCAATACTCTGCAGGGTTCTCCTGGGCACCATCTTTATCAGACATATTAGAAGGTCTTTTGTCCTTAAGCAGGTAACTTGTGCCTAAAATGCAATCATATGCTGGGAATTAATGTGCatgcatgttatatatatatattatcatgtGATAATCTCAGATCACCCATCCGTGTCTGCAGCTGCCTCCTGCTGTCCTTGAGGACCCTTTAACCCTCTTCTCAGGTCCTTGTAAACTCAGGAAACTGCCAAGACTGTTCAGGGGTCTGGCATTTCATTCTGGCATTGAGGAGCTCAGATGTTACAGTGAGGATAAGGCTAATAGAAGGGGCAGTAGTGCCAAGATGATCCACATGCACCTTCTGCTCTGATACAAATCCAATTCTGAAGAAGACAAGAACGTGTGGGAGAAGGGGGTGACCATGTGTCAGGATGGCAGTGC is a genomic window of Dendropsophus ebraccatus isolate aDenEbr1 chromosome 4, aDenEbr1.pat, whole genome shotgun sequence containing:
- the LOC138789899 gene encoding SRSF protein kinase 3-like isoform X3, translating into MSDKDGAQENPAEYCPGGYHPVQTGETLNRRYQVIHKVGWGYFSTVWLCHDLQKKKYVAVKISKSGKKFNESALDEIALLNCVNGARKKESQGENIIHFLHDFKLIGENGLHVCLVFELLGPSLLHLMKNYGPKGLPLTCVKRILQQVLQGLDFLHKNCRIIHTDVKPENILVCVKADNFQRYMAQAEIWNRNRAHGGAENGVDANFLTHLFETGNADMLGVKIADLGSACWTYKPFSEEIQTQQYRALEVLLGSGYSTPADIWSTACMAFEMTTSCYLFEPQAGENFSRNEDHIACIIELLGRIPPKIAFSGKNSATFFNKQGDLLRIPYLYPCGLYDNLVNRHKWQKNEALIFASFLLPMLEYYPEKRASAEKCLEHPWLQS
- the LOC138789899 gene encoding SRSF protein kinase 3-like isoform X1; the encoded protein is MHYRSLILYCTVCEASPVLNSPGTTHHPHSLKHLNTKQSSLLLLPGTSYLLKDKRPSNMSDKDGAQENPAEYCPGGYHPVQTGETLNRRYQVIHKVGWGYFSTVWLCHDLQKKKYVAVKISKSGKKFNESALDEIALLNCVNGARKKESQGENIIHFLHDFKLIGENGLHVCLVFELLGPSLLHLMKNYGPKGLPLTCVKRILQQVLQGLDFLHKNCRIIHTDVKPENILVCVKADNFQRYMAQAEIWNRNRAHGGAENGVDANFLTHLFETGNADMLGVKIADLGSACWTYKPFSEEIQTQQYRALEVLLGSGYSTPADIWSTACMAFEMTTSCYLFEPQAGENFSRNEDHIACIIELLGRIPPKIAFSGKNSATFFNKQGDLLRIPYLYPCGLYDNLVNRHKWQKNEALIFASFLLPMLEYYPEKRASAEKCLEHPWLQS
- the LOC138789899 gene encoding SRSF protein kinase 3-like isoform X2, encoding MGTSYLLKDKRPSNMSDKDGAQENPAEYCPGGYHPVQTGETLNRRYQVIHKVGWGYFSTVWLCHDLQKKKYVAVKISKSGKKFNESALDEIALLNCVNGARKKESQGENIIHFLHDFKLIGENGLHVCLVFELLGPSLLHLMKNYGPKGLPLTCVKRILQQVLQGLDFLHKNCRIIHTDVKPENILVCVKADNFQRYMAQAEIWNRNRAHGGAENGVDANFLTHLFETGNADMLGVKIADLGSACWTYKPFSEEIQTQQYRALEVLLGSGYSTPADIWSTACMAFEMTTSCYLFEPQAGENFSRNEDHIACIIELLGRIPPKIAFSGKNSATFFNKQGDLLRIPYLYPCGLYDNLVNRHKWQKNEALIFASFLLPMLEYYPEKRASAEKCLEHPWLQS